From the genome of Treponema peruense:
GAAATCCTCTGGAAATCAACAGACATTTTTGTGCAGTTGCCGCAAAAAACAAGCAGATTGTATTGGACTGGAGAAATGCAAAATTAAAAGAGGTGTGAAAATAAAGATTTGACAGATTTTCATGTTCACTTTGGACAATATAATAACGAATATTTTTATCCGCAACGCGTTGTTGACGATTTGGCAAAACGTAAAATTACAGAAGCCTGGATTTCGTCAACAACGTCGTGCATTTATTGTCGCGAACAGCATCCGGAATTACAAAACCAGCCGAATGCAAAACAAATTGTAGATGCCGTAAATGAAGAATTTAATATTGCAATTAATCATGCAAAACTTTATGGAATAAAAATTCACCCGCTTTACTGGCTTGTTCCCGAGTTTGAAAAATCCGGTGTATATTTTGAAAAATATTTCAGTAAGATCCTGAATCAAGTTCAGGATGACGGCTTATTGAATCATTCCGAATTTATTTCGGAATCTGTTTTCTATGAAGGTTTTAAAATACATCCTCGTGCGCAAAACTGGGATTTTTCAGATGACGCAACATTTGAACTTACAGAACGAGTTTTCTCTTTTGCAGAAAAAAATAAGCTTCGAATTTTAATTCACACGGGTAATGACTCTGTTGACTGTCCACGCAAGTTTGAGCCATTCATTGCAAAATATTCAAAATGCATTGTTCAACTTGCGCACATAAAAAAAATTGACGAAGCAATTTACATGCTTAATAATTATTCAAATGTAGTTTTTGATACAGCGTTTTCGAATCAAGAGAATATTTTAAAAATACAGAACAAAGGTTTTGCAAATCGCCTTGTTTACGGGAGCGATTTTCCGATTAAGGACCACACAAATCTAAAAGGTGAAGTAATAATTCCAAATGGAGTCAAAGAAATTCACCGCAATGCTTTTTTGAATTGTCAAAATATTAAAACATTTTTGTTCCCGGAAGTGTTGTAAAAATAGATTGAAAAACTTTATCAGTTTGTATAAACATTTTCAATGAAAACAATGTTTTGCAGAAGAATTTATAAAAAAGGTGTAAAAATCCTTTACAGACTATTGTTTTATTTATCATACGAGTATACAATACAAAGGAAAAATATAAAAAGGTGTAAAAATCCTTTGTAAGAGGTTTTATGGAAATTAACCGCAACCGCTACCTTAACACGCTTTTGCGAAAGAGAAACAATGGTCTTATAAAAATTATTACCGGGATTCGCCGATGTGGAAAATCATATTTGCTTGGAACAATTTTTAAAAATGCTCTTATTGATGAAGGTATACCAGAAAATCATATTCTGCACATGTCGCTTGATTCCTTTGAAAATGAAAAAAATTTAAATCCAAAAGAATTTTATACATGGGCTACAGAAAAAATAACAGATAACAAAACATACTATTTTCTTTTGGATGAAATTCAACTTATGGACAGATTCGAATCTGTTCTGAACGGTCTTAATGAAAAACCCAATGTTGAAGTTTATGTAACCGGAAGCAATGCAAAATTTCTTTCCAAAGATATTGCAACAGAGTTTGCAGGTCGAGGAGATGAAATTCACATGTACCCATTGAGTTTTTCAGAATTCAAATCTGTTTATAATGGGGACAACCAACACGCACTGCAGGAATATATGTTATGGGGTGGCATTCCGCTTGTTGTGCTGGCTGCAGAAGAAGATAAAGCAAAATTATTAAAAACACTTTTTGAAGAAACTTACATTCGTGATATTATCCTCAAACATAAAATTAGAAATCAAAGGGAGCTGGAAGACCTGCTGAATATTTTATCTTCTTCAATCGGTTCACTTACAAATCCCGAAAAACTTATGAATACTTTCCGAACTGTAAAAAAATCAAAAATTACTGCTAATACAATTGCAAAGTATATTGAATATTGTGAAGATTCTTTTCTTATTGAATCTGCAAAACGCTATGATATAAAAGGAAAAGCGTATATAGAAACTCCTCAGAAATATTATTTTAGTGATTTAGGACTCCGCAACGTACGTCTTGGATTCAGACAAAATGAACCAACGCACATAATGGAAAATATTATTTACAATGAATTAAAAATCAGAGGATTTGGAGTAGATA
Proteins encoded in this window:
- a CDS encoding amidohydrolase family protein, with the protein product MTDFHVHFGQYNNEYFYPQRVVDDLAKRKITEAWISSTTSCIYCREQHPELQNQPNAKQIVDAVNEEFNIAINHAKLYGIKIHPLYWLVPEFEKSGVYFEKYFSKILNQVQDDGLLNHSEFISESVFYEGFKIHPRAQNWDFSDDATFELTERVFSFAEKNKLRILIHTGNDSVDCPRKFEPFIAKYSKCIVQLAHIKKIDEAIYMLNNYSNVVFDTAFSNQENILKIQNKGFANRLVYGSDFPIKDHTNLKGEVIIPNGVKEIHRNAFLNCQNIKTFLFPEVL
- a CDS encoding ATP-binding protein; translation: MEINRNRYLNTLLRKRNNGLIKIITGIRRCGKSYLLGTIFKNALIDEGIPENHILHMSLDSFENEKNLNPKEFYTWATEKITDNKTYYFLLDEIQLMDRFESVLNGLNEKPNVEVYVTGSNAKFLSKDIATEFAGRGDEIHMYPLSFSEFKSVYNGDNQHALQEYMLWGGIPLVVLAAEEDKAKLLKTLFEETYIRDIILKHKIRNQRELEDLLNILSSSIGSLTNPEKLMNTFRTVKKSKITANTIAKYIEYCEDSFLIESAKRYDIKGKAYIETPQKYYFSDLGLRNVRLGFRQNEPTHIMENIIYNELKIRGFGVDIGVVPVIEKNEKAMSVKKQLEIDFICTMGMKKYYIQSAYSLPDSTKREQEIRPFIKSGDSFKKIVITNDITPPVYDDNGILTINFLDFLNNESILET